A window from Leptothermofonsia sichuanensis E412 encodes these proteins:
- the ispE gene encoding 4-(cytidine 5'-diphospho)-2-C-methyl-D-erythritol kinase, protein MRSYSLLAPAKINLYLEILGDRPDGFHELIMVLQSVDLADRIDIRANGSQTIHVRCNHPQVPIDSSNLAYQAVALMSQHFPEQFARFGGVDIYIDKQIPVGAGMAGGSSNGAAVLVGIDLLWKLGLTHDELQTLGAQLGSDVPFCIAGGTALATGRGEKLDSLPGLDNLYVVLAKYRSLSVSTPWAYKTYRQRFGDSYLSKSAFEERQKQIHAAPMMAAIAHRDSPQIGKLLYNDLEKVVLPEYPQVLELRETFEKMGTLGTMMSGSGPTVFALAESLAEARAIREKMQTAIPNPDLELWVTKFRQSGIQVVD, encoded by the coding sequence ATGCGCTCTTATTCCCTGCTGGCTCCTGCCAAGATTAATCTTTATCTGGAAATTTTAGGCGATCGCCCGGATGGGTTTCATGAACTGATTATGGTACTCCAGAGTGTGGACCTGGCAGATCGGATTGATATTCGTGCCAACGGTTCCCAAACCATTCATGTTCGGTGTAACCATCCTCAAGTGCCGATAGACAGCAGTAACCTGGCATATCAGGCAGTCGCACTGATGAGCCAGCACTTTCCAGAGCAGTTTGCACGCTTTGGAGGGGTGGATATTTATATAGATAAACAAATTCCTGTTGGGGCAGGCATGGCAGGTGGATCCAGCAATGGGGCGGCTGTTCTGGTGGGAATTGATCTCCTGTGGAAACTGGGGCTGACTCATGATGAGCTGCAAACCCTTGGAGCACAGTTGGGATCAGATGTCCCCTTCTGTATTGCTGGAGGTACTGCCCTGGCAACTGGGCGGGGGGAAAAGCTGGATTCCTTGCCCGGCTTAGACAATCTCTATGTTGTTTTAGCCAAATATCGCAGCCTTTCAGTATCCACTCCCTGGGCGTACAAAACCTATCGGCAGCGATTTGGCGATTCCTACCTGTCGAAATCTGCTTTTGAAGAACGGCAAAAGCAGATTCATGCCGCTCCCATGATGGCTGCGATCGCCCATCGAGACAGCCCCCAGATCGGCAAATTACTCTACAACGACCTGGAAAAAGTAGTACTACCGGAATACCCTCAGGTTTTAGAGTTACGCGAAACCTTTGAGAAAATGGGCACTCTGGGCACCATGATGTCTGGCTCTGGACCGACTGTGTTTGCCCTGGCAGAATCCCTGGCAGAAGCCAGGGCAATTCGAGAAAAAATGCAGACCGCCATCCCCAATCCGGATTTAGAACTTTGGGTGACAAAGTTCAGACAGTCTGGAATTCAGGTGGTGGATTGA
- the fabG gene encoding 3-oxoacyl-ACP reductase FabG, giving the protein MLPLQFPFTLFPAAFTSTGFPQEFELFQGFSTDFGKFSTKEAVRRVYTKHSVMKGKQVLLTGGTGGLGLGVTPKVLAQGAEITIPYHSAREVERLKSYLSPADFSRIRFTAVDLTRESAVQDLVDGMERVDVLIHLVGGFSMGPTHEYSLEQWKQDFELNLTTTFLVCKHSLRKMLEQNYGRIVTTGSRGAVEPGGQLAAYCASKAGVVALTKAIAAETRGTNITANVVLPSIIDTPANRAAMGGENASQWVKPESLADVICFLASEAARDVRGATIPVYGNV; this is encoded by the coding sequence ATGCTCCCCCTTCAATTTCCTTTTACCCTATTTCCTGCTGCCTTTACGAGTACAGGTTTTCCACAGGAATTTGAGCTTTTCCAGGGGTTTTCCACAGACTTTGGCAAGTTTTCCACAAAAGAGGCGGTGCGCCGCGTTTACACAAAACACTCAGTCATGAAAGGCAAGCAGGTTTTATTAACAGGCGGAACAGGAGGGCTGGGGCTGGGTGTCACGCCAAAGGTTCTGGCTCAGGGGGCTGAGATTACTATTCCCTACCACAGTGCCAGGGAGGTTGAGCGGTTGAAGAGTTATTTGTCCCCTGCGGACTTCTCCCGTATTCGCTTCACTGCGGTTGACTTGACCCGCGAATCGGCTGTCCAGGATCTGGTGGATGGCATGGAACGGGTCGATGTGTTGATTCATCTGGTGGGTGGTTTTTCCATGGGACCAACCCATGAATATAGCCTGGAACAGTGGAAGCAGGACTTTGAGTTAAACCTGACGACTACGTTCCTGGTCTGCAAGCATAGTCTCCGAAAAATGCTGGAACAGAATTATGGACGGATTGTGACCACTGGCTCACGGGGAGCCGTTGAACCAGGTGGACAGTTAGCGGCTTACTGTGCCTCGAAAGCAGGGGTTGTGGCGCTCACGAAGGCGATCGCTGCCGAAACCAGAGGCACGAATATTACGGCTAATGTTGTTCTCCCCAGCATCATTGACACACCTGCTAACCGGGCTGCCATGGGTGGGGAGAATGCCTCCCAATGGGTCAAACCCGAATCGCTGGCAGACGTAATTTGCTTCCTGGCTTCAGAAGCGGCCCGCGATGTACGCGGTGCGACCATTCCGGTCTACGGGAACGTGTGA
- a CDS encoding DUF3318 domain-containing protein: MSELRRLRTLLPPELQSWVSVEATTAVNPPLITCEEIGKDEVEVQIDMVKWEQLALDQRNLLFWHEVARIQNDTIPKDGWEMAALAIGLGGAVGELWVQDGLLLLLALALCGVSGWRLWQKNSGEKVMKDLIEADERAIALAQRFGYTLPNAYKSLGSALKALIEQSPKKRLRAKYEARLDALKKSAARAKAKLKNQAGEVY, from the coding sequence ATGAGTGAGCTGAGGCGGTTGAGAACCCTGCTTCCTCCAGAATTGCAAAGCTGGGTGTCCGTTGAGGCGACTACGGCAGTCAACCCACCCCTGATTACCTGCGAAGAGATCGGTAAAGACGAGGTCGAAGTTCAAATCGACATGGTGAAGTGGGAGCAGCTGGCACTTGACCAACGAAATTTATTATTCTGGCACGAAGTTGCCCGGATTCAAAACGACACCATTCCCAAAGATGGTTGGGAAATGGCAGCACTGGCAATTGGTTTGGGGGGTGCTGTAGGTGAGCTTTGGGTACAGGATGGCTTGCTGTTGTTGCTGGCACTGGCGCTGTGTGGTGTGTCAGGTTGGCGACTGTGGCAGAAGAATAGTGGTGAAAAGGTGATGAAGGATTTGATCGAGGCGGATGAGCGAGCGATCGCCCTGGCCCAGCGCTTTGGCTATACTCTGCCCAATGCCTACAAGAGTCTAGGTAGTGCCCTTAAAGCCCTGATTGAGCAATCCCCCAAGAAGCGTTTGCGGGCAAAATATGAAGCGCGTCTGGATGCACTCAAGAAAAGTGCTGCCAGGGCAAAGGCAAAATTGAAAAATCAGGCAGGGGAAGTCTATTAA
- a CDS encoding resolvase encodes MIETDTGTGSHGLMDIEAVQKALNRSRASIYRYANTDPTCLNPAYNPQRLNPELRLRKDDPLLFHPNEVARFATEVLKIKQVMIEVREVPPTPTQELLQAILLELQTIHQLLKARY; translated from the coding sequence ATGATAGAGACGGATACTGGTACAGGTTCTCATGGGCTGATGGATATTGAAGCGGTTCAAAAAGCGCTCAATCGCTCCAGGGCTTCCATCTATCGTTATGCCAATACCGACCCTACTTGTTTGAATCCTGCCTACAATCCCCAGCGGCTCAATCCTGAACTGCGGCTGCGTAAAGATGATCCCCTGTTATTTCACCCCAATGAAGTTGCCCGGTTTGCCACGGAAGTCCTGAAAATTAAGCAGGTGATGATTGAAGTCCGGGAGGTGCCTCCGACCCCAACGCAGGAACTCTTACAGGCAATTTTGCTGGAATTGCAGACCATTCATCAACTGCTGAAAGCTCGCTATTGA
- the recA gene encoding recombinase RecA: MATKTETSDKQKALNLVLTQIERNFGKGSIMRLGDASRMKVETIPSGALTLDLALGGGIPKGRVIEIYGPESSGKTTVALHAIAEVQKTGGIAAFVDAEHALDPAYARALGVDIDNLLVSQPDTGEAALEIVDQLVRSSAVDIIVIDSVAALVPRAEIEGEMGDSHVGLQARLMSQALRKITGNMGKSGCTVIFLNQLRQKIGVTYGSPETTTGGQALKFYASVRLDIRRIQTLKKGTEEYGIRAKVKVAKNKVAPPFRVAEFDVIFGRGISTLGCLIDLAEETGVVIRKGAWYSYNGDNIAQGRDNAIKYADERPEFAQKIEQEVRQKLEMGAVVSANSVGTDLDDEDEEDFEDEA, translated from the coding sequence ATGGCTACTAAAACCGAGACTTCAGATAAGCAAAAAGCCTTGAATCTGGTTCTGACTCAGATTGAGCGCAACTTTGGTAAAGGCAGCATCATGCGGCTGGGCGATGCCAGTCGGATGAAGGTTGAAACCATCCCCAGTGGGGCACTGACCCTTGACCTGGCGTTGGGCGGAGGAATTCCTAAGGGACGGGTAATTGAGATTTACGGTCCAGAGAGTTCTGGTAAAACGACTGTGGCGCTGCACGCCATCGCTGAAGTGCAAAAAACAGGGGGGATTGCGGCTTTTGTGGATGCAGAACATGCCCTTGATCCTGCCTATGCCAGGGCATTGGGGGTAGATATTGATAATCTCCTGGTTTCCCAACCTGACACGGGAGAAGCTGCCCTGGAAATCGTGGATCAACTGGTTCGATCGTCCGCCGTTGACATTATCGTGATTGACTCCGTTGCGGCTCTGGTACCCCGTGCTGAAATTGAGGGGGAAATGGGGGACAGCCATGTGGGTCTGCAAGCCCGTTTGATGAGTCAGGCACTCCGGAAAATTACCGGCAACATGGGTAAATCGGGCTGCACAGTCATCTTCTTAAACCAGCTCCGGCAAAAGATTGGGGTCACCTATGGCAGCCCAGAAACCACAACTGGTGGTCAGGCCCTGAAGTTTTATGCGTCTGTTCGTCTGGATATCCGGCGCATTCAAACTTTGAAGAAGGGTACAGAAGAGTATGGAATCCGGGCAAAGGTTAAAGTTGCCAAAAATAAGGTTGCACCTCCTTTCCGGGTGGCAGAGTTTGATGTCATCTTTGGTCGAGGCATTTCTACTCTTGGCTGTTTAATCGATCTGGCAGAGGAAACTGGAGTGGTAATTCGTAAGGGTGCCTGGTACAGCTACAACGGCGATAATATTGCTCAGGGACGAGATAATGCGATTAAATATGCCGATGAAAGACCAGAGTTTGCCCAAAAAATTGAACAGGAAGTGCGGCAGAAACTGGAAATGGGGGCAGTAGTCTCCGCTAATTCGGTAGGAACGGATCTGGATGATGAGGATGAAGAGGATTTTGAAGATGAAGCATAA
- the xseA gene encoding exodeoxyribonuclease VII large subunit produces MTSYLPSLLVPDTALSVAGLTAYIQALIEQDVQLRQVWVTGEVSSASRYRSGLFFTLQDPDAKAAISCVVWNSYLEKLATQPVAGEQLIILGRIHVHPQRGQYQLIVWQALPAGEGLRALRYRQLRHRLEAEGLFDPARKRPLPVHPKTVAVVTSPQAAAWGDIQRTLRRRYPGLHVLFSPALVQGDQAPVAIVNAIQRVERDGRSDVLILSRGGGAVEDMACFNDERVVRAIADCSIPVIAGIGHQRDETLADLAADVCAHTPTAAAEQAVPRLADLSAAHQERVLALQETMNYYLEASQEHLQRLRIRLRKLQLDRKIQQEAQMLAWMRKRLIQGSALQIQQASQHCQLLKQKLETLDPRAVLKRGYAVVRQMDGAITRSTEGLVPGQDLQIQLGQGQLNVKITEVLNTPSEG; encoded by the coding sequence ATGACTTCCTATCTTCCAAGCCTACTGGTTCCAGATACCGCCCTCTCAGTAGCCGGACTGACGGCCTATATTCAGGCTCTGATTGAACAGGATGTTCAACTCAGGCAGGTTTGGGTGACAGGAGAAGTTTCCAGTGCAAGCCGTTATCGGAGCGGACTGTTCTTTACCCTTCAGGATCCAGATGCGAAGGCAGCCATTAGTTGTGTGGTGTGGAACAGCTATCTGGAAAAGTTGGCAACTCAACCAGTAGCAGGCGAGCAATTGATTATCCTGGGGCGAATTCATGTTCATCCCCAGCGGGGACAATATCAACTCATTGTCTGGCAGGCATTACCCGCAGGAGAGGGACTACGGGCATTACGGTATCGGCAACTGCGTCACCGATTGGAAGCAGAAGGATTGTTTGATCCAGCACGCAAACGTCCACTACCAGTTCATCCGAAGACAGTGGCCGTTGTCACATCACCTCAGGCGGCTGCTTGGGGCGACATTCAGCGCACTTTGCGGCGGCGGTATCCAGGGTTACATGTTTTATTCTCTCCAGCACTTGTGCAGGGTGATCAGGCTCCCGTTGCGATTGTCAATGCGATCCAGCGGGTTGAACGGGATGGTAGGTCAGACGTACTAATTCTATCACGGGGTGGAGGTGCTGTTGAAGACATGGCCTGTTTTAATGATGAGCGTGTAGTACGGGCGATCGCCGACTGCTCAATCCCGGTTATTGCGGGAATTGGGCACCAGCGGGACGAAACCCTGGCAGATCTGGCTGCGGATGTCTGTGCCCATACCCCTACGGCAGCGGCAGAGCAGGCAGTTCCCCGGCTGGCAGATCTGTCGGCAGCTCATCAGGAGCGGGTTTTAGCCCTACAGGAAACGATGAATTACTACCTGGAAGCCAGCCAGGAGCATTTGCAGCGTTTAAGGATTCGTCTGCGTAAACTGCAACTGGATCGCAAAATTCAGCAGGAAGCTCAAATGCTGGCATGGATGCGGAAACGGCTGATTCAGGGTAGTGCCCTCCAAATTCAACAGGCAAGTCAGCATTGCCAGTTGCTCAAGCAAAAACTGGAGACGCTGGATCCGCGAGCAGTGCTGAAGCGCGGGTACGCTGTGGTCAGGCAGATGGATGGAGCGATCACCCGTTCGACTGAAGGGCTGGTGCCCGGTCAGGATTTGCAGATTCAGCTTGGGCAGGGGCAATTAAACGTCAAGATTACTGAAGTCCTGAACACACCCTCCGAAGGTTAA
- the xseB gene encoding exodeoxyribonuclease VII small subunit yields the protein MNNYGLDSAAEPFQADWNYEATVKKVEEIMTRIEAGELELAEVFDQFAIAVEYLRQCETFLAQRQKQVDLLIETLADEPEF from the coding sequence ATGAATAATTATGGTCTCGATTCCGCTGCTGAACCGTTTCAGGCAGACTGGAACTACGAGGCAACCGTGAAGAAAGTCGAAGAGATCATGACTCGCATTGAGGCGGGGGAACTGGAACTGGCAGAAGTGTTTGACCAGTTTGCTATTGCTGTAGAGTATTTACGGCAGTGTGAAACCTTTCTGGCTCAACGACAGAAGCAGGTCGATTTGTTGATTGAAACCCTGGCAGATGAGCCAGAGTTTTGA
- the nadB gene encoding L-aspartate oxidase, producing MPSPSIVQLSISDLPAQFDILLIGAGAAGLYASLCFPSHLKIGLITKDTPSLSASDWAQGGIAAVVAPDDSTALHLEDTLRAGAGLCDYPAVKFLVEQASDGIASLVKMGVAFDRHDGELALTLEAAHSRRRVLHAADTTGRAVVGTLTAQVLSRQNIQVISQAFTLDVWIDASSQRCQGVCLLYQGKILWIRAKAVVLATGGGGQVFAQTTNPALSTGDGVAIAHRANALLRDLEFVQFHPTALTKPGAPRFLISEAVRGEGAHLIDDRGRRFAFDYHPAGELAPRDVVSRAIFSYLQKTQTDPASAHVWLDLRPIPVETIRHRFPNIIQVCQQWGVDLFQEPIPVAPAAHYWMGGIATDLLNQTSIAGLYAVGETASTGVHGANRLASNSLLECIVFSAQFAHFPARVGEERDVGEEGKAISSVLSSIKPPSLDEINTIASLRYQLPRLVWQSAGICREGTVMQAAIAQIQQWQYEFAALPISQTLEALQPGQGVDLPSPDIEQTIRNWAETRNLLEVGYLILKSAQFRTESRGGHYRVDYPETDPAWQVHTLVQGDRWWQAPVQQENKD from the coding sequence TTGCCATCTCCATCCATCGTTCAGCTATCGATTTCAGACCTCCCGGCGCAATTCGACATACTCCTGATTGGTGCGGGGGCCGCAGGGCTGTATGCATCTCTTTGCTTTCCCAGCCATCTCAAGATTGGGTTGATTACAAAAGATACACCTTCCCTTTCAGCCAGTGATTGGGCACAGGGTGGGATTGCCGCAGTGGTCGCTCCAGATGATTCTACGGCTTTGCACCTGGAAGATACATTGCGGGCTGGGGCAGGGCTGTGTGACTACCCGGCTGTGAAGTTTCTGGTTGAGCAGGCATCGGATGGAATTGCTTCCCTGGTCAAAATGGGGGTTGCCTTTGATCGCCATGATGGGGAACTGGCACTGACCCTGGAGGCGGCACACTCGCGGCGACGAGTCCTGCACGCAGCGGACACCACCGGGCGGGCAGTTGTGGGCACACTAACTGCGCAGGTCTTAAGCCGCCAGAATATTCAGGTCATTTCTCAGGCGTTCACGCTGGATGTGTGGATAGATGCCAGCAGTCAACGGTGCCAGGGAGTGTGTTTGCTGTATCAAGGGAAAATTCTGTGGATTCGGGCTAAAGCGGTGGTGCTGGCAACGGGGGGAGGGGGTCAGGTCTTTGCCCAAACAACCAATCCAGCGTTGAGTACCGGGGATGGGGTTGCGATCGCCCATCGAGCCAATGCCCTCCTGCGCGATCTGGAATTCGTCCAGTTTCACCCTACAGCGCTGACCAAACCCGGCGCTCCCCGGTTTTTGATTAGTGAGGCGGTACGGGGTGAGGGAGCACATCTGATTGATGACCGGGGCAGACGATTTGCCTTTGACTACCACCCTGCTGGAGAACTGGCACCCAGAGACGTGGTCAGTCGGGCAATCTTTAGTTATTTGCAGAAGACGCAGACAGATCCAGCCTCGGCCCATGTATGGTTGGATTTACGCCCAATTCCGGTAGAAACCATCCGGCATCGGTTTCCCAACATCATCCAGGTCTGTCAGCAGTGGGGGGTTGACTTGTTTCAGGAACCGATCCCCGTTGCACCAGCGGCGCACTATTGGATGGGGGGAATTGCGACCGACCTGCTGAATCAAACGTCGATTGCGGGACTGTATGCGGTCGGTGAAACTGCCAGCACGGGGGTTCATGGGGCAAATCGACTGGCCAGCAATTCTCTGCTGGAATGTATTGTATTCAGTGCCCAGTTCGCCCACTTTCCTGCAAGGGTTGGGGAAGAGAGGGATGTGGGGGAAGAAGGGAAGGCGATATCCAGTGTCCTATCCTCTATCAAACCTCCATCCCTGGATGAAATCAACACGATTGCCAGTCTGCGCTACCAGCTTCCTCGCCTGGTCTGGCAGAGTGCAGGAATTTGCCGGGAGGGCACGGTCATGCAGGCGGCGATCGCTCAAATTCAACAATGGCAGTATGAATTTGCCGCACTCCCTATAAGCCAGACCTTAGAGGCTCTTCAGCCTGGACAGGGGGTTGATTTGCCATCTCCTGACATCGAGCAGACCATCCGCAACTGGGCAGAAACCCGTAACCTGCTGGAAGTGGGCTATCTGATCTTGAAAAGTGCCCAGTTCAGGACTGAGAGTCGGGGTGGGCATTATCGCGTAGACTACCCCGAAACTGACCCAGCATGGCAGGTTCATACCCTGGTTCAAGGCGATCGCTGGTGGCAAGCCCCGGTTCAACAGGAGAACAAAGACTAG
- the psbU gene encoding photosystem II complex extrinsic protein PsbU produces MKRVFRLLTILGMLMGCLGWLGISQNVLAANLPTGSQLNRFASAPSLLAAEVIRDAVGEKLASEYGQKVDLNNANVRAFRQYPGLYPNLAGIIVKNAPYGKVDDVLKIPGLTERQKEVLQANLQNFTVTEVEEAFVEGADRINNGIYR; encoded by the coding sequence ATGAAAAGGGTTTTTCGCCTGTTAACAATTCTGGGGATGTTGATGGGTTGTCTTGGTTGGTTAGGAATATCTCAAAACGTACTGGCTGCAAACTTACCAACGGGTTCTCAGTTAAATCGATTTGCCTCTGCCCCCAGCTTACTTGCGGCTGAAGTCATCCGTGATGCTGTGGGAGAAAAGCTGGCTTCGGAATACGGTCAAAAGGTTGACTTGAATAACGCCAACGTTCGTGCATTCAGGCAATATCCGGGCTTATATCCCAACTTGGCAGGAATAATTGTCAAAAATGCTCCCTATGGAAAAGTTGACGATGTCCTTAAAATTCCTGGGTTAACCGAGCGTCAAAAGGAAGTTCTGCAAGCTAACCTGCAAAATTTCACCGTAACAGAGGTTGAAGAAGCCTTTGTAGAAGGAGCTGATCGGATTAACAATGGTATTTATCGTTAG
- a CDS encoding adenylate/guanylate cyclase domain-containing protein, whose protein sequence is MVTLQSTPHLLLKTESGTRRLPLTGSNCWTIGRSEDNNFVLPDRWISRNHAMLQCMETGEFYLIDLGSRNGSFVNGRRVSIPVTLRNGDHLTFGQTDLEFHCPNTGQAPDTASGESKEFTATATLHVRRLISVLVVDIRDFTVLTRQLDEKLLSEVIGTWFRHAGDIIREYGSWVDKYIGDAVMAIWIHSAPEGVSDEEMMQIFHALSALHKMTNDLYSLYPLPFPLRIGAGINTGYAMVGNTGSGDRPDYTALGDTVNAAFRLETSTKQIGLEVAVGETTYQHLSDLGASSSKLFKQYTVHLKGYDIPTIAHACSFSDLDIFLRSKGKE, encoded by the coding sequence GTGGTGACCTTACAATCCACTCCTCATTTGCTATTGAAAACTGAGTCTGGCACCCGCCGACTGCCTCTGACTGGCAGCAATTGTTGGACCATTGGGCGCAGTGAAGACAATAATTTTGTCTTGCCCGACCGCTGGATTTCGCGCAACCATGCCATGTTGCAATGTATGGAAACAGGGGAGTTTTACCTGATTGACCTGGGCAGCCGCAATGGTTCTTTTGTCAATGGTCGTCGCGTCAGCATTCCGGTTACATTGCGTAATGGCGATCACCTCACCTTCGGGCAAACGGATTTAGAATTTCACTGCCCCAATACCGGGCAGGCACCTGACACCGCCAGTGGTGAATCTAAAGAATTTACGGCAACGGCAACACTCCACGTCCGTCGTTTAATTTCCGTCCTGGTTGTGGACATCCGAGACTTTACGGTGCTCACCCGTCAGCTTGATGAAAAGCTGTTGTCAGAGGTCATTGGCACCTGGTTTCGTCATGCGGGAGACATTATCCGGGAGTATGGCAGTTGGGTCGATAAGTACATCGGCGATGCCGTGATGGCAATCTGGATCCATAGTGCGCCTGAAGGGGTCAGCGATGAGGAAATGATGCAAATCTTTCACGCCCTCAGTGCCCTGCACAAAATGACTAACGACCTCTATAGCCTTTATCCACTCCCGTTCCCTCTGCGGATTGGGGCTGGGATCAATACCGGCTATGCCATGGTGGGGAATACTGGAAGTGGCGATCGCCCCGATTACACAGCCCTGGGGGACACCGTAAATGCAGCCTTTCGCCTGGAAACATCCACCAAACAAATTGGCCTGGAGGTTGCTGTGGGCGAAACCACCTATCAGCATCTCTCCGATCTGGGAGCATCCTCTTCAAAACTCTTCAAGCAATATACGGTCCACCTCAAAGGCTACGACATTCCCACCATTGCCCATGCCTGCTCCTTCTCCGATCTGGATATCTTTTTGCGGTCAAAAGGAAAAGAGTAA
- a CDS encoding DUF3120 domain-containing protein — translation MVSYSSPSYTSDITVYSSEMSELVVIHKSNAGTRWLIFLSAVFLVSVPVFIQAPLVRYLPWISLGLTPVLWWVGSRLSARMKARWVGDLLLGFTWTWLAGSIYWGWLRWEPYWHIPVEAIGLPFVLAAIARRQNRVGSFFYLGSLFGTAITDLYFYLVDLIPHWRQLMQVEGEQVRPVFQSAIAQMQTPWGTSWAVMLALLLLGVSLLPLYSRQGCWWAFGGAVLSTILVDSLFWLAANLA, via the coding sequence TTGGTTTCCTACTCCTCTCCCTCCTATACCTCCGATATCACGGTTTACTCCTCTGAAATGAGTGAACTGGTGGTAATCCACAAAAGCAACGCTGGGACTCGCTGGCTGATATTTTTGAGTGCCGTTTTCTTAGTCTCGGTGCCCGTTTTTATTCAGGCACCCTTGGTTCGCTATCTACCTTGGATCAGTTTAGGGCTGACTCCCGTTCTGTGGTGGGTTGGGTCCCGGCTTTCAGCTCGGATGAAAGCCAGATGGGTGGGGGATCTGCTCCTGGGGTTTACCTGGACCTGGCTGGCTGGCTCTATTTACTGGGGATGGTTACGATGGGAACCTTACTGGCACATCCCGGTGGAGGCTATTGGTCTACCCTTCGTGCTCGCCGCGATCGCCCGCCGTCAGAATCGAGTTGGCAGCTTTTTCTATTTAGGCTCCCTCTTCGGTACGGCAATCACTGATCTTTACTTCTATCTGGTTGACTTAATTCCTCATTGGCGTCAATTGATGCAGGTTGAAGGGGAACAGGTACGCCCTGTTTTTCAGAGCGCGATCGCCCAGATGCAGACCCCCTGGGGAACTAGCTGGGCCGTGATGCTGGCACTTCTACTGCTGGGGGTCAGCCTTCTACCGCTGTACTCTCGTCAGGGTTGCTGGTGGGCTTTTGGGGGTGCGGTTCTGAGTACAATCCTGGTAGATAGCCTGTTCTGGTTAGCTGCCAACCTTGCCTGA
- a CDS encoding undecaprenyl-diphosphate phosphatase: protein MSGFEMIPNDLIGDSGWSGVLRSGYSLLAQGGQFSEHSHPDLLSGVVQAFVLGIVQGITEFFPISSTAHLLVFTKAFGWELLGQKFFVDAIQFGSVIAVLIYFWSDLTQIMNGAWTALREKDWNREEWKIAVGIMVGTVPALIAGYLLRDMIPESTLIIGFASIGMAMLLGLAEKVGTRKRRFSELKIKDGLLVGLGQTLALVPGVSRSGSTLTTALFLGLERQTAARFSFLLGLPTLAIATLYQSRKAFVDLDTLLPLVVGIVSTFIFSYLSIAWLIHYLQRQNTWIFVWYRLAFGTALIVLAIQKVLE from the coding sequence ATGAGTGGATTTGAGATGATCCCGAATGATTTAATCGGAGACTCAGGGTGGAGCGGAGTTCTCAGATCCGGGTACAGTCTCCTGGCACAGGGTGGTCAGTTTTCTGAGCACTCCCATCCAGATTTACTGTCAGGTGTCGTGCAGGCATTTGTCCTCGGCATTGTCCAGGGGATTACGGAATTTTTCCCAATCAGCAGCACTGCCCACTTACTGGTATTTACCAAAGCATTTGGTTGGGAGCTGCTTGGACAGAAGTTTTTTGTGGATGCGATTCAGTTTGGCAGCGTCATTGCGGTATTGATATATTTCTGGTCTGATCTGACCCAGATTATGAATGGAGCCTGGACTGCTCTGCGCGAGAAGGATTGGAACCGGGAGGAGTGGAAGATTGCCGTTGGGATCATGGTTGGAACTGTACCCGCGCTAATCGCAGGTTATCTGTTGCGAGACATGATTCCTGAAAGCACGCTGATCATTGGTTTTGCATCGATTGGAATGGCAATGCTGCTGGGGCTGGCAGAGAAGGTTGGCACCCGCAAGCGGCGGTTCAGTGAACTGAAAATTAAGGATGGACTTCTGGTTGGTCTGGGACAAACACTGGCGCTGGTTCCAGGCGTGTCTCGTTCCGGATCAACGTTAACCACCGCCTTGTTTCTGGGGTTAGAGCGGCAAACGGCTGCCCGCTTCTCGTTTCTATTGGGATTACCAACGCTGGCGATCGCAACCCTGTATCAGTCCCGCAAGGCATTTGTAGACCTGGACACATTGCTCCCTCTGGTCGTGGGGATTGTCTCAACCTTTATTTTTTCGTACCTGTCAATTGCCTGGTTAATTCACTATCTGCAACGTCAGAATACCTGGATCTTCGTCTGGTATCGACTGGCATTTGGCACGGCCTTAATTGTTTTAGCGATTCAGAAAGTTCTGGAATGA